A stretch of the Gracilinanus agilis isolate LMUSP501 chromosome 4, AgileGrace, whole genome shotgun sequence genome encodes the following:
- the KRT13 gene encoding keratin, type I cytoskeletal 13 isoform X1, with protein MSCRLQTSSSAYGSGFGGGSCQLGGGRGMSSCSSRFVSSGSMGGYGGGMSCGFGGGAGSGFGGGFGGGAGGGYGGGFGGGFDLGGGDGGLLTGNEKITMQNLNDRLASYLDKVRALEEANADLEVKIRDWHLKQSPTSPERDYSPYYKTIEELRAKIQAATIDNSRTILEIDNARLAADDFRLKYENELCLRQSVEADINGLRRVLDELTLSKTDLEMQIESLNEEMAYLKKNHEEEMKEYSNQVVGQVNVEMDATPGIDLTRTLAEMREQYEALAEKNRRDAENWFKQKSEELNKEVTTNTEMIQTSKTEITELRRTLQGLEIELQSQLSMKAGLEASVAETECRYAMQLQQIQGLISSIEAQLSDIRSEMECQNQEYKMLLDIKTRLEQEIATYRSLLDGQDSKMTGFPTSGTTSVSSSSSASASASTRRASVEPRRS; from the exons ATGAGTTGCCGTCTTCAGACCTCTTCTTCCGCTTATGGAAGTGGCTTTGGTGGTGGTTCTTGCCAGCTGGGAGGAGGTCGTGGTATGTCTAGCTGCTCATCTAGGTTTGTGTCCTCTGGGTCGATGGGAGGCTATGGTGGTGGAATGAGCTGTGGCTTTGGTGGAGGAGCTGGTAGTGGTTTTGGTGGAGGCTTCGGTGGTGGTGCTGGAGGTGGATATGGAGGTGGATTTGGTGGTGGCTTTGATTTGGGTGGTGGAGATGGTGGCCTCTTGACCGGCAATGAGAAGATCACCATGCAGAACCTCAATGACCGCCTGGCATCCTACCTGGACAAAGTGCGAGCTCTTGAGGAAGCCAATGCTGACCTGGAGGTCAAGATCCGGGACTGGCATCTGAAGCAAAGCCCCACAAGCCCTGAGAGGGATTATAGTCCCTATTATAAGACCATTGAGGAACTCCGGGCAAAG ATCCAGGCAGCCACTATTGACAATTCTCGTACCATTTTGGAGATTGACAATGCCAGGTTGGCTGCTGATGACTTCAGGCTTAA GTATGAGAATGAATTATGCCTGCGCCAGAGTGTGGAGGCTGACATCAATGGCCTGCGCAGGGTGTTGGATGAGCTGACCCTTTCCAAGACAGACTTGGAGATGCAGATCGAGAGTCTGAATGAGGAAATGGCCTACCTCAAGAAGAACCATGAAGAG GAAATGAAGGAATACAGCAACCAGGTGGTGGGCCAGGTCAACGTGGAGATGGACGCTACCCCGGGCATTGATCTGACCCGTACACTGGCTGAGATGAGAGAACAGTATGAGGCCTTGGCAGAAAAGAACCGCCGGGATGCTGAGAACTGGTTCAAGCAGAAG AGTGAAGAGCTGAACAAGGAAGTCACTACTAACACCGAAATGATCCAGACCAGCAAGACTGAGATCACTGAACTGAGACGCACACTCCAGGGGCTGGAGATCGAGCTGCAATCTCAGCTCAGCATG AAAGCCGGGCTGGAGGCTTCTGTGGCAGAGACAGAGTGTCGCTACGCCATGCAACTGCAACAGATCCAGGGGCTCATCAGCAGCATTGAGGCTCAGCTGAGTGATATTCGTAGTGAGATGGAATGCCAGAACCAGGAATACAAGATGCTGTTGGACATCAAGACCCGCCTGGAGCAGGAGATTGCCACATATCGCAGCCTGCTGGATGGTCAGGACTCCAA GATGACTGGCTTCCCCACCTCTGGAACAA cctctgtcagcagcagcagcagtgctAGTGCTTCTGCCAGCACCCGCAGGGCTTCTGTAGAGCCCCGAAGGTCATAA
- the KRT13 gene encoding keratin, type I cytoskeletal 13 isoform X2, with translation MSCRLQTSSSAYGSGFGGGSCQLGGGRGMSSCSSRFVSSGSMGGYGGGMSCGFGGGAGSGFGGGFGGGAGGGYGGGFGGGFDLGGGDGGLLTGNEKITMQNLNDRLASYLDKVRALEEANADLEVKIRDWHLKQSPTSPERDYSPYYKTIEELRAKIQAATIDNSRTILEIDNARLAADDFRLKYENELCLRQSVEADINGLRRVLDELTLSKTDLEMQIESLNEEMAYLKKNHEEEMKEYSNQVVGQVNVEMDATPGIDLTRTLAEMREQYEALAEKNRRDAENWFKQKSEELNKEVTTNTEMIQTSKTEITELRRTLQGLEIELQSQLSMKAGLEASVAETECRYAMQLQQIQGLISSIEAQLSDIRSEMECQNQEYKMLLDIKTRLEQEIATYRSLLDGQDSKMTGFPTSGTSKSPFSASVSSSSSASASASTRRASVEPRRS, from the exons ATGAGTTGCCGTCTTCAGACCTCTTCTTCCGCTTATGGAAGTGGCTTTGGTGGTGGTTCTTGCCAGCTGGGAGGAGGTCGTGGTATGTCTAGCTGCTCATCTAGGTTTGTGTCCTCTGGGTCGATGGGAGGCTATGGTGGTGGAATGAGCTGTGGCTTTGGTGGAGGAGCTGGTAGTGGTTTTGGTGGAGGCTTCGGTGGTGGTGCTGGAGGTGGATATGGAGGTGGATTTGGTGGTGGCTTTGATTTGGGTGGTGGAGATGGTGGCCTCTTGACCGGCAATGAGAAGATCACCATGCAGAACCTCAATGACCGCCTGGCATCCTACCTGGACAAAGTGCGAGCTCTTGAGGAAGCCAATGCTGACCTGGAGGTCAAGATCCGGGACTGGCATCTGAAGCAAAGCCCCACAAGCCCTGAGAGGGATTATAGTCCCTATTATAAGACCATTGAGGAACTCCGGGCAAAG ATCCAGGCAGCCACTATTGACAATTCTCGTACCATTTTGGAGATTGACAATGCCAGGTTGGCTGCTGATGACTTCAGGCTTAA GTATGAGAATGAATTATGCCTGCGCCAGAGTGTGGAGGCTGACATCAATGGCCTGCGCAGGGTGTTGGATGAGCTGACCCTTTCCAAGACAGACTTGGAGATGCAGATCGAGAGTCTGAATGAGGAAATGGCCTACCTCAAGAAGAACCATGAAGAG GAAATGAAGGAATACAGCAACCAGGTGGTGGGCCAGGTCAACGTGGAGATGGACGCTACCCCGGGCATTGATCTGACCCGTACACTGGCTGAGATGAGAGAACAGTATGAGGCCTTGGCAGAAAAGAACCGCCGGGATGCTGAGAACTGGTTCAAGCAGAAG AGTGAAGAGCTGAACAAGGAAGTCACTACTAACACCGAAATGATCCAGACCAGCAAGACTGAGATCACTGAACTGAGACGCACACTCCAGGGGCTGGAGATCGAGCTGCAATCTCAGCTCAGCATG AAAGCCGGGCTGGAGGCTTCTGTGGCAGAGACAGAGTGTCGCTACGCCATGCAACTGCAACAGATCCAGGGGCTCATCAGCAGCATTGAGGCTCAGCTGAGTGATATTCGTAGTGAGATGGAATGCCAGAACCAGGAATACAAGATGCTGTTGGACATCAAGACCCGCCTGGAGCAGGAGATTGCCACATATCGCAGCCTGCTGGATGGTCAGGACTCCAA GATGACTGGCTTCCCCACCTCTGGAACAAGTAAGAG tcctttctcagcctctgtcagcagcagcagcagtgctAGTGCTTCTGCCAGCACCCGCAGGGCTTCTGTAGAGCCCCGAAGGTCATAA